One part of the Clostridia bacterium genome encodes these proteins:
- a CDS encoding DUF47 family protein, with protein sequence MKKRVSFFELLQQQCDLTCKAMESLYEYCQTGDELIADTVIAVEDEADMVRRILIETLNKTYLTPIDREDLFHLSGQLDEIIDYTKTSVDEIRLFKLKPNRDVLKITETLVEMTSHVRKAIQNIEHYPQIVKEEALKVKAYENEIDRLTKMAYADIFETDDFHAIFKYAEVYKHLNHTADIADSAMDFLLDILVKM encoded by the coding sequence ATGAAAAAACGCGTTTCTTTCTTTGAACTTTTGCAACAACAATGCGATTTGACCTGCAAAGCGATGGAATCTCTGTACGAGTACTGCCAAACGGGCGACGAACTCATCGCCGATACCGTTATTGCGGTCGAGGACGAAGCCGATATGGTTCGACGCATTTTGATCGAAACCTTAAACAAAACCTACCTTACGCCGATCGATCGCGAAGACCTCTTCCACCTCTCCGGACAGCTCGACGAGATCATCGATTACACGAAGACTTCGGTCGACGAGATCCGTCTTTTTAAACTCAAACCCAATCGCGACGTTTTGAAGATTACCGAGACGTTGGTCGAGATGACGAGCCACGTTCGAAAAGCGATCCAAAATATCGAGCATTACCCGCAAATCGTTAAAGAGGAAGCCTTGAAAGTAAAAGCCTACGAAAACGAAATCGACCGCTTGACGAAAATGGCGTATGCGGATATATTCGAAACGGATGATTTTCACGCGATCTTTAAGTACGCGGAGGTTTACAAGCATTTGAATCACACCGCCGATATCGCGGACAGCGCGATGGATTTCCTGCTCGACATCCTCGTAAAAATGTAA